In a single window of the Campylobacter fetus subsp. testudinum 03-427 genome:
- the fliK gene encoding flagellar hook-length control protein (Pfam match to PF02120.12 Flg_hook), which translates to MQTLNALLNNTASSTVQTNQTKPSDTQESSNNSFLSMVINSVNKNENISEESSKNVVEQNAKKSKIDKKDEKIDSKSNSDEIKTEENLSEESLDKSGTSILEDADFMQILSLLEALNDGKKLDKFPDLSNTLAKFLSTEKNINEIKGAKSLQDIINLSNKFGLGLSNLKITKEDLATLKTEFKALEAKGFFKTQDTQIVLNEVTKQKIEKSLKIDKKSDESTPSLTKLLQSTQTVDDTSSKKTKNKTETNNIKATTNAEDTINLKNTDKSKISAEQTEQKDSKKVDLNGEKNAIQNAKNIETELTKNDKHTKDTSSQTTNHTSQKNTKDTNVDDYLANIMQRAIKESSETKDKQIQTTISESFTKEKKTSGENDNMQNNSDQNDSQTSSNQSVKDLVANSKLQLKNAQVKQTFESFASNLQEKIAEYKPPVTRFHMTLNPTNLGEVEVTLINRGNNLHINFNSNNQTMQLFIQNQAEFKNSLVNMGFTELSMNFSDQNKNKEQGQNSKFKNYDDDFENVLNQNEDEQVILEVVVPRYF; encoded by the coding sequence ATGCAAACACTAAACGCATTACTAAACAATACCGCATCAAGTACGGTGCAAACAAATCAGACAAAACCGAGTGATACTCAAGAAAGTAGCAACAATAGCTTCTTATCTATGGTTATAAATAGCGTAAATAAAAATGAAAATATTAGCGAAGAGAGTAGCAAAAACGTAGTAGAACAAAATGCAAAAAAGTCCAAAATAGATAAAAAAGATGAAAAAATAGACTCAAAATCCAACTCAGATGAAATCAAAACAGAAGAAAACTTATCTGAGGAAAGCTTGGACAAAAGCGGTACATCTATATTGGAAGATGCTGATTTTATGCAAATTTTATCGCTTTTAGAAGCGTTAAATGATGGAAAAAAACTTGATAAATTTCCAGATCTTTCAAATACTTTAGCAAAATTTTTATCGACTGAAAAAAATATAAATGAGATAAAAGGTGCAAAAAGCCTACAAGATATAATAAATTTGAGTAATAAATTTGGACTAGGTTTAAGTAATTTGAAGATCACAAAAGAGGATTTAGCAACTCTAAAAACTGAGTTTAAAGCTCTTGAGGCAAAAGGATTTTTCAAAACCCAAGATACTCAGATAGTTTTAAACGAAGTGACAAAACAAAAAATAGAAAAATCACTAAAAATAGATAAAAAAAGCGACGAATCAACACCTAGTCTAACAAAACTCCTTCAAAGTACGCAAACAGTTGATGATACAAGCAGTAAAAAAACTAAAAATAAAACCGAAACTAATAATATAAAAGCAACAACTAATGCAGAAGATACTATAAATTTAAAAAACACTGATAAATCAAAAATTTCAGCAGAGCAAACAGAACAAAAAGATAGTAAAAAAGTAGATTTAAACGGTGAAAAAAATGCGATCCAAAATGCAAAAAACATCGAAACAGAACTAACTAAAAATGACAAACATACAAAAGATACAAGCAGCCAAACTACAAATCACACATCTCAAAAAAATACAAAAGATACTAATGTGGATGATTATCTAGCAAATATTATGCAAAGAGCCATAAAAGAAAGTAGTGAAACAAAAGACAAGCAGATTCAAACTACGATTAGCGAAAGTTTTACAAAAGAGAAAAAAACTAGTGGTGAAAACGATAATATGCAAAATAACAGCGATCAAAACGATAGCCAAACAAGCTCAAACCAGTCAGTAAAAGACCTGGTCGCAAACTCTAAACTCCAGCTAAAAAACGCTCAAGTCAAACAGACTTTTGAGAGTTTTGCTTCAAATTTACAAGAAAAAATCGCTGAGTATAAACCGCCTGTTACTAGATTTCATATGACACTAAATCCGACTAATCTAGGCGAAGTAGAGGTAACTTTGATAAACAGAGGAAATAATCTACATATAAATTTCAACTCAAATAATCAAACTATGCAGCTATTTATCCAAAATCAGGCTGAATTTAAAAATAGCCTTGTAAATATGGGATTTACTGAACTTTCTATGAATTTTAGTGATCAAAATAAAAATAAAGAACAAGGTCAAAACAGTAAATTTAAAAACTATGATGATGACTTTGAAAATGTGTTGAACCAAAATGAAGATGAACAAGTCATCTTAGAAGTTGTCGTACCAAGATACTTTTAA
- a CDS encoding drug resistance transporter, Bcr/CflA family (Pfam match to PF07690.12 MFS_1) translates to MQNYTRIHGFSKFKIIFILALMSAIAPLSTDMYLPALKSVQESFNTSEFLTQLSIATFFIAFAFGQLIYGPLSDIFGRKKPLIVGIVIFMFSSLGCVLVDNVELFIMFRFLEALGGCAGVVIARAVVNDLFELKEAGAVFALMMVVSSLAPMLSPTFGSLLLKIFSWQSIFVTLFLLGVLLIFLVIFVLKESASISSKVKFSQKEIIKNYIFVLKDRPFLVYIFSSGFAMGAIFAYITGSSFVFIKSFGLSEQAYGFLFGLNSFGFIIAANINAKLVLNYSPYILLPKAFFAMLAFGSALIFCSFLGFYAFEISLFFIISMLGFIMPNTTTLAMARFRDHSGTASALLGTLQFSIAGLVSFIVGFVQANTPFLLSVMIFGCIFLAFFIYFFIGKIVLKGE, encoded by the coding sequence ATGCAAAATTATACGAGAATTCACGGATTTTCTAAATTTAAAATTATTTTTATTTTGGCTCTTATGTCGGCTATAGCGCCACTTTCTACTGATATGTATCTTCCTGCTTTAAAGAGTGTTCAAGAGAGTTTTAATACAAGCGAGTTTCTTACTCAGTTATCTATAGCTACGTTTTTTATAGCTTTTGCGTTTGGACAGTTGATATATGGACCTTTGAGTGATATTTTTGGTCGTAAAAAACCTCTTATTGTAGGTATAGTTATTTTTATGTTCTCAAGTTTAGGATGTGTTTTAGTTGATAATGTAGAGCTTTTTATAATGTTTCGCTTTTTAGAAGCTCTTGGAGGTTGCGCTGGAGTTGTTATAGCTAGAGCGGTGGTAAATGATCTGTTTGAGTTAAAAGAAGCTGGGGCTGTATTTGCTTTAATGATGGTAGTTTCTAGTTTGGCTCCTATGCTCTCACCGACTTTTGGTAGTTTGCTTTTAAAGATTTTTTCGTGGCAAAGTATATTTGTAACTCTATTTTTGTTAGGAGTTTTGCTTATATTTTTAGTTATTTTCGTACTTAAAGAGAGTGCTTCTATATCTAGTAAAGTTAAATTTTCGCAAAAAGAGATTATAAAAAATTACATTTTTGTACTAAAAGATAGACCATTTTTAGTTTATATATTTTCATCTGGATTTGCTATGGGCGCGATTTTTGCTTATATTACTGGTTCGTCTTTTGTATTTATAAAAAGCTTCGGACTTTCTGAACAGGCTTATGGTTTTTTATTTGGATTAAACTCTTTTGGTTTTATAATCGCTGCAAATATCAATGCAAAATTAGTTCTAAACTATTCTCCTTATATTTTACTTCCTAAGGCGTTTTTTGCTATGCTTGCTTTTGGTTCGGCTCTGATATTTTGCTCATTTTTAGGTTTTTATGCATTTGAAATATCTCTATTTTTTATCATTTCTATGCTTGGTTTTATTATGCCTAATACAACTACTTTGGCGATGGCTAGATTTAGAGATCACTCAGGTACGGCTTCTGCTTTGCTTGGCACATTGCAGTTTTCTATAGCTGGACTAGTGTCGTTTATAGTTGGATTTGTTCAAGCAAATACACCATTTTTACTTTCTGTGATGATATTTGGCTGTATATTTTTAGCTTTTTTTATCTATTTTTTTATTGGAAAAATAGTTTTAAAAGGCGAGTAA